A region of the Candidatus Methylacidithermus pantelleriae genome:
CGAGACTCGCGTAGCCAGCGGGGGTAAGACCGCAGAGTCGTGCAGCGAGCATCGTGTCAAAAATGGATTGCGGGGGTTGGGCACCGGCTCCTAGAAGCATCCGCAAGTCGTAGTCCATCCCATGAACAACCCATCGGAACTTGGCGAGGAACGGCCAGAATTCTCCCAGTTGCTGAGCCGAGAGCGGATCCACTAGCCATGTTTGCTCCCCTTGCCGGAGGGTGATAAGACAAAGCTTCCCTTCGTAGTGGTGAAGACTGTCGGCTTCGGTGTCGATCGCCAGGAGAGCCTGAGGATCCAGTTTTTGAGAAAGAAGTGCCAGGCCACGCTCGTCCTCGATCAGTTTCCAGGGGAACGACGCAGTTTTTGATTTCATCATTCCTCTTTTTTCTCTACAGTACACTCTATCCCATGAGTTACCTATCCCGGATCGAAAAGGTCTACGCCGGTTCCCCCTTATCCCACGATGAAATCCGGCGATATGGCCGGCATCTTATTATGCCGGAAGTGACCGCAAGCGGTCAAAAGAAGCTCAAATCGGCGAGAGTACTGGTGGTGGGGGCTGGAGGCCTTGGGTCGCCCCTTCTTCTCTATCTTGCAGCTGCCGGGGTGGGAACGATCGGGATCGTCGACTTCGATGTCGTAGAAGAATCCAATCTTCATCGCCAGGTTCTCCACAAAACGTCCAACGTAGGAAAGAGGAAGGTCGAATCGGCCAAGGAGGCGATTGCGGAGGTTAACCCTCACGTTGCAGTGGTGACCTACGATATGGCTTTGCGGTCCGGCAACGCTCTGGAGCTATTGCGGGATTACGACGTGGTAGTTGACGGGACGGATAACTTCCCGACCCGGTATCTGGTCAACGACGCGTGCGCACTTTTAGGAAAACCCAATGTTTACGGGAGCATTTTCCGGTTTGAAGGTCAGGCGAGCGTCTTTTGGAGGGGACACGGGCCCTGCTACCGCTGCCTTTTCCCACAGCCGCCGGAACCCGGCACGGTGCCGAGCTGCGCCGAAGGAGGTGTGCTGGGAGTTTTACCTGGGGTCATCGGTGTCATACAGGCGATCGAGACCGTGAAGTTAATCGTTGGGATTGGGGAGCCCCTGATAGGTCGATTACTCGTTTTCGATGCTTTGCGCATGCGATTTGCGGAGTTACGCCTGAGACCCGATCCCAAGTGTCCCCTCTGCGGGGAGGCTCCGACTCTTCGGGAGCTGGTGGATTATGAGGAATTTTGTGGCCTTCGGACCTCCGCT
Encoded here:
- the moeB gene encoding molybdopterin-synthase adenylyltransferase MoeB, translating into MSYLSRIEKVYAGSPLSHDEIRRYGRHLIMPEVTASGQKKLKSARVLVVGAGGLGSPLLLYLAAAGVGTIGIVDFDVVEESNLHRQVLHKTSNVGKRKVESAKEAIAEVNPHVAVVTYDMALRSGNALELLRDYDVVVDGTDNFPTRYLVNDACALLGKPNVYGSIFRFEGQASVFWRGHGPCYRCLFPQPPEPGTVPSCAEGGVLGVLPGVIGVIQAIETVKLIVGIGEPLIGRLLVFDALRMRFAELRLRPDPKCPLCGEAPTLRELVDYEEFCGLRTSATGPSDGGEEMSVVELKEAMERGEDFLLIDVREPHEYELARIPGSQLIPLGELPARLHELDAAKLVVVHCKTGGRSARACRLLREAGFRRVKNLAGGIEAWSQTIDPSVPRY